TTTCTTGCTCAATGCGCTCTGGGCTAAGCTCATCGAGAATGCCCGTTAACGTTGCGAGTTTCTCGATGAGTGGTTGGTGTTGCTCTAGGAATGGCTGTACTTCGAACTGCGGCTGAAGATGATCAAAGGCGATTTTAGTAGACATTTGCTTCCCTTATGTTTTGTGGTTGTTAAATTTGTGTTGATTATTAACATTCGGGATAAGGGAGTTGATAAAATTAATGTTTCCTAGATCTATTTTGAGTCTGATATCACATGAAAATGCGGCATTAAAAATGTCAATTAACTATTGGTTAGCGCTAGTTAACAATTGAACTCTATCACCTATCCCTTATTGGGATAAGTGACAATGTTATAAACACTGTTTGCCTCATTGTAGAATGGTGAGTGTCTTACTCTCTTCCGCCCCATTTTTCCTTGTTGAGAATCTCTTTAAGTTCATGTGTTTTGGCAAGGTCGACATCGTAAATATTGGCAAGTGCAGCGACATAATAGAGTACGTCATACAGCTCTTCTGCAATGGTTCCCTTTAAGTTTTCCAAATCTGGCTGCCCTGATTTGTTGGCTCGAATCACTTCAGAAAGCTCGCCGACTTCTTCGATCAGTTTGAGAAAGTAATGCGAGGCTTGATCAGGCGCGTAATCAAACTGTTTGATGTGATCTTGTAATGCTTGTAGATCCATGAAAGGTGTCCTTGTTGATCGTGAGCTGAAGACGCTAACATTTTGATAACCTGACGAAAAGTTCATTTTCCAAAAAAGTGTTAACTCTCCCTGAAACTGCTTGCTTTAACAGTCAATGTTGTTGTCTTTTTTGTTCTATTGACGCAGTGTACCGTGAACAGATAAGTCTCAATTAGAGCAAGAAGGTGATCGCTGTGAGCTTATGTGAGGTGAAGCTGACTACGGAAAGGATACGTCGATGAGCAGAGCGAGCTGGTTACTTGTGATAAGCGTTTTTTTGCTGGGTTGTGAGTCTGCGGAAGTCGTAGAAGAGCAGCACTATCTCCGCTTGCTTAAAGAGATGCGCTCTCAACACGATGGTATTTGGCCCCTTTATCCAGAATATATGCGGCATAGCACTTCTGAGCCAGCGGTTGGGGCGATGTTAGCGTTCATAAAAAGGGACGTTGATGGTCGCGCAGAGTTAATGGCAATGCAGTTTCCTTCACTACAAACCTCTCCCCTGATTAGCGCTGATGTTGTGCCACATATGGTTATGAATTCGCCCGAAGATGTGCGCTATTCTGACGATGGGCGCTTTGTTTTTGTCACTCAGAAAACAATTGAACACGCTGAAGAAGGTTATGCATGCCGCGTTTATGACCGATATTCCAATGAAGTGGGCATGGCGGTGTTAGAAGGTTCTTGCATAGGGCTGAGCGACAGTGTCGATGTCGTGTTTGATGCTCAACAGAAGTTGGCTTCACTTTATCAACCATCACGGTTTGATGGGCTGGCCGTGTTGGAAAATGGGATTTCGGTTTCAAAAACTGGATTTCGTGTTGTCTCGAATCAGGGAGTCGATAGCCCTTATGGCGCGATGGACTATGCGATTAAAATGGAGCA
This DNA window, taken from Thaumasiovibrio subtropicus, encodes the following:
- a CDS encoding MazG nucleotide pyrophosphohydrolase domain-containing protein, whose product is MDLQALQDHIKQFDYAPDQASHYFLKLIEEVGELSEVIRANKSGQPDLENLKGTIAEELYDVLYYVAALANIYDVDLAKTHELKEILNKEKWGGRE